A region of Leptospira bouyouniensis DNA encodes the following proteins:
- a CDS encoding DUF1538 domain-containing protein yields the protein MARNEKEESIQIGFREALALILPYFRKKIWIQFRSVIWIVLYLTLFQLLVLRVPIKEAGLITLGIVSVIIGLSFFLEGLFIGLMPLGEALGLKLPQKLGIVSIMVFSILLGMGATLAEPAIAILKACGSKVTPWEAPLLYYLLNEGSDTLYISIATGVGISVLLGMLRFLYGFSLSKVLIPSILLLLGVSIFAYFDENLKYISGLAWDSGAVTTGPVTVPLVVALGIGISKVSEKNEQSSAYGVVTLASLFPILSVFMVGIYFSMQVPKPMLEGEFFQKEIHSTKGKFLLGGKTKEFETNQKTSSVPNTRKKIPKGIGNHIFDAFMIALRAILPLSIFLIVVLYLVLKEKIPYPEEVRLGILFSVIGLTIFNFGIMFGLNQLGDQVGWKLPSTFRSIELTDSTKYIQNFNPKAVFTALNEEGKEEKFFYLKERKSYTEIPYREENWDQSKKVYEFTPIHGPIFGKEDNLLGYGIVLVFAFVLGYSATLAEPALSALGNAVEETTVGTFRKSLLIQSVAIGVGFGTLIGILKIILEIPIVWILVPVYLFLLILNRLSKPEFIEIAWDSAGVTTGPITVPLVIAMGLGIGNQLGTTDGFGILACASAFPILTVLVMGILVENSRKLSLDDSEQKQK from the coding sequence ATGGCAAGGAATGAAAAAGAAGAGTCCATTCAAATTGGATTTCGAGAAGCATTGGCATTAATTTTACCTTACTTTCGAAAGAAAATTTGGATCCAGTTTCGTTCTGTGATTTGGATTGTCCTTTACCTCACTCTCTTCCAACTCCTTGTGTTACGTGTGCCTATCAAAGAGGCAGGTCTTATCACTTTAGGAATTGTTTCTGTGATCATCGGGCTTAGTTTTTTTTTGGAAGGTTTATTCATCGGTCTCATGCCACTTGGGGAAGCTTTAGGACTTAAACTTCCACAAAAATTAGGCATCGTAAGCATCATGGTATTTTCCATCTTACTGGGAATGGGTGCAACATTAGCGGAACCTGCGATTGCCATCTTAAAAGCTTGTGGCAGTAAAGTCACACCATGGGAAGCACCTTTACTCTATTATTTGTTAAACGAAGGTTCTGATACCCTTTATATCTCTATCGCAACAGGCGTTGGGATTTCAGTGCTTTTAGGGATGTTACGTTTTTTATATGGATTTTCATTGTCCAAAGTTTTAATCCCTTCGATTCTTTTATTGTTAGGTGTGAGTATTTTTGCCTACTTCGATGAAAATCTAAAATACATATCCGGACTTGCTTGGGATTCAGGTGCTGTAACAACGGGACCTGTAACGGTTCCCCTCGTTGTAGCATTAGGAATTGGAATTTCAAAAGTATCAGAAAAAAATGAACAAAGTAGTGCCTATGGGGTGGTAACCCTTGCCTCATTATTCCCCATCCTATCAGTTTTTATGGTAGGGATTTACTTTTCAATGCAAGTTCCCAAGCCAATGTTAGAAGGAGAATTTTTCCAAAAAGAAATCCATTCAACGAAAGGTAAATTTTTGTTAGGTGGAAAAACAAAGGAATTCGAAACGAATCAAAAAACAAGCTCCGTACCAAATACCCGTAAAAAGATTCCAAAAGGGATAGGAAATCATATCTTCGATGCATTTATGATTGCCCTTCGAGCCATTTTACCTTTGTCCATTTTTTTGATCGTTGTATTGTATTTGGTATTAAAAGAAAAAATTCCGTATCCAGAAGAGGTAAGGCTTGGCATTCTATTTTCGGTGATTGGACTCACGATCTTCAATTTTGGAATCATGTTTGGACTGAACCAATTAGGAGACCAAGTGGGATGGAAACTTCCTTCCACGTTTCGTTCCATCGAACTCACTGACTCTACGAAGTACATTCAAAACTTTAATCCCAAAGCAGTTTTTACTGCCCTGAACGAAGAAGGAAAGGAAGAGAAATTCTTTTACCTAAAGGAACGAAAATCCTACACAGAAATTCCCTACAGAGAAGAAAATTGGGACCAATCTAAAAAAGTTTATGAATTCACTCCCATCCATGGACCAATTTTTGGAAAAGAAGACAACTTACTTGGTTATGGTATTGTATTGGTTTTTGCTTTTGTATTAGGATACTCTGCCACATTAGCCGAACCAGCGTTATCTGCTCTTGGTAATGCTGTGGAGGAAACCACTGTTGGAACATTTCGAAAATCACTTCTCATCCAATCCGTTGCTATTGGAGTTGGGTTTGGGACATTGATTGGTATTTTAAAAATCATTTTGGAGATTCCTATCGTTTGGATTTTAGTCCCGGTATATTTATTTTTATTAATTTTAAATCGATTGAGTAAACCTGAGTTCATCGAAATTGCTTGGGATAGTGCGGGTGTGACCACAGGCCCCATCACCGTCCCCCTTGTGATTGCCATGGGACTTGGGATCGGAAACCAATTGGGAACAACGGATGGATTTGGAATTTTGGCATGCGCTTCAGCATTTCCTATTCTCACAGTTTTAGTCATGGGGATCCTTGTCGAAAATTCTCGTAAACTTTCGTTAGACGATTCGGAACAAAAACAAAAGTAA
- a CDS encoding sulfurtransferase has protein sequence MIQKWTKTLSTILLVSFFASCADKKEDNNVLLAGLLFLAANQIKVNTASDLVNESADDYNQNNWGLITPQTLARFVTNWPANKPNHITGNLIILQTDAADRVAGGAASPYIAENPAQGVYVYLLDDYKPASLPSGGFRFNQTRDTGLFSNSVRYQANGQFADDWLKTFGINLSKDLVVFAVGTGNGISGGAYPSKAVGAGAVQDITRGVYWLRYWGADIKNLAILNGNLNKKATGAGIPLSASRSDINLKRNGGFSVKQLRVDNTVLTLGLEDIYEIAKSGGNANLFGITAKQQIIDARPAAQYDGSAQGLNVARDTLVANPGNQAYITTSFQSSGAPSASAGNQTFVPFEGSIKSSKTFPWSDLLRDNADGYEFLDKAALKTLFNTTRAVYTPGTTIVSQCRTNFEAQVNGFASLNILGYPTVYYDGSLVEWTALVAGHGTVSVNQIPTDFKWRTDDSSVSNFLWYNNATHVVRPAVNLTATTTKKFIQEDKAYK, from the coding sequence ATGATTCAGAAATGGACAAAAACTCTTTCCACAATCCTCCTCGTTTCTTTTTTCGCATCTTGCGCTGATAAAAAAGAGGACAATAATGTATTACTGGCGGGGTTACTTTTCCTTGCTGCCAACCAAATCAAAGTGAATACCGCTAGTGATCTGGTGAACGAATCAGCAGATGATTACAACCAAAACAATTGGGGACTGATCACTCCGCAGACCTTGGCTCGATTTGTAACGAATTGGCCCGCAAACAAACCAAATCATATCACGGGAAACTTGATCATCCTACAAACCGATGCGGCCGATCGCGTTGCAGGAGGAGCGGCTTCCCCTTATATCGCAGAAAACCCTGCCCAAGGTGTCTATGTCTACTTACTTGACGATTATAAACCAGCGAGTTTACCAAGCGGTGGTTTTCGATTCAACCAAACAAGAGATACAGGTTTATTTTCAAACTCAGTTCGCTACCAAGCAAATGGTCAATTTGCGGATGATTGGCTCAAAACATTTGGTATCAATCTATCGAAAGATTTAGTTGTATTTGCGGTAGGTACGGGAAATGGAATTTCAGGTGGTGCCTATCCAAGCAAAGCTGTCGGGGCTGGTGCTGTCCAAGATATCACTCGAGGTGTGTATTGGTTACGGTATTGGGGAGCAGACATCAAAAACCTAGCGATTCTCAATGGGAACCTAAACAAAAAAGCAACAGGTGCAGGAATCCCACTTTCAGCAAGCCGTTCCGATATTAACTTGAAACGAAACGGTGGATTCTCCGTAAAACAACTTCGCGTCGATAACACAGTCCTTACTTTGGGACTAGAAGATATATACGAAATTGCGAAATCAGGCGGGAATGCCAATCTTTTTGGTATCACAGCAAAGCAACAAATTATCGATGCAAGACCAGCAGCACAATACGATGGATCGGCACAAGGCTTGAATGTAGCAAGAGATACCCTTGTTGCGAATCCTGGAAACCAAGCGTATATCACAACTTCCTTCCAATCATCTGGTGCACCTTCTGCATCAGCGGGGAACCAAACATTTGTTCCGTTCGAAGGAAGTATCAAATCCTCAAAAACATTTCCTTGGTCTGATCTATTAAGAGATAACGCAGATGGATATGAATTTCTGGATAAAGCTGCATTGAAAACATTATTTAATACAACTAGAGCTGTTTACACTCCAGGAACGACAATTGTTAGCCAATGCCGAACTAATTTTGAGGCGCAAGTGAATGGATTTGCCTCTTTGAATATCCTTGGATATCCAACGGTCTATTATGATGGTTCTCTTGTGGAATGGACAGCACTTGTCGCAGGCCATGGGACAGTTTCCGTCAACCAAATACCAACTGATTTTAAATGGAGAACAGATGACTCGAGTGTATCAAACTTCCTTTGGTATAACAATGCAACTCACGTCGTGCGCCCAGCGGTTAATCTCACAGCAACCACAACAAAAAAATTCATCCAAGAAGACAAAGCTTACAAATAG
- the hisG gene encoding ATP phosphoribosyltransferase, with protein MLTLALPKGRLAEETALLLLSKGWLKTLPSEGSKELTFVSEDKRIRLLFVRSQDVCTYVEEAAADAGIVGWDIIREGGFDLIAPVDLKLGACRLSLASFPDFDLFAKRSKVRVATKYPNLTREYFFSKGISCEIIKLYGSIELAPIVGLSDCIVDLVSTGGTLKANGLKEFESILYSTARLVSNRSSFYHKHAELRSLIESLEN; from the coding sequence ATGTTAACTTTGGCTCTTCCGAAAGGTAGGCTTGCCGAAGAAACCGCACTCCTTTTGTTATCCAAAGGATGGCTAAAAACTTTGCCATCCGAGGGTTCCAAAGAACTTACTTTTGTTTCAGAAGACAAACGGATTCGACTTTTATTTGTTAGATCCCAAGATGTTTGTACGTATGTGGAAGAAGCGGCAGCCGATGCAGGTATTGTTGGTTGGGACATCATAAGAGAAGGGGGATTTGACCTCATAGCCCCTGTGGATCTAAAACTTGGTGCCTGCAGACTTTCTCTCGCTTCGTTTCCTGACTTTGATCTATTTGCCAAACGATCCAAAGTTCGTGTGGCTACCAAATACCCAAATCTAACCCGAGAGTATTTTTTTTCCAAAGGCATTTCTTGTGAAATCATCAAACTTTATGGTTCCATTGAACTGGCACCCATTGTGGGGCTTTCGGATTGTATCGTGGACTTAGTTTCGACTGGTGGAACCCTAAAAGCCAATGGACTGAAAGAATTTGAGTCGATTTTGTATAGTACAGCCCGTTTAGTCAGCAATCGCTCCTCTTTTTATCACAAACACGCCGAATTACGGTCTCTTATCGAGAGCCTAGAAAATTAA
- the fabG gene encoding 3-oxoacyl-ACP reductase FabG, giving the protein MISLSGKTAIVTGGARGIGKATCLKLASLGANIVVADMNPEATNATAEELKSKGYKAIAVVANVSVEEDAQKLIDSAKKEFGSVDILVNNAGITRDTLLMRMKKEQWDAVIAVNLTGTYLCTQAAIKVMMKQENGGSIINLSSISGENGNIGQTNYSASKAGVIGFTKAVALEMASRKVRCNAIAPGFIATEMTEAIPENIRHGMVQAIPLKRAGLPEDIANGIAFLASDASSFITGHILDINGGGFLPGGGH; this is encoded by the coding sequence ATGATCAGTTTATCAGGTAAAACGGCCATCGTAACTGGTGGTGCAAGAGGAATTGGAAAGGCAACATGTTTGAAACTTGCATCACTTGGTGCAAACATCGTTGTAGCGGACATGAACCCAGAAGCAACCAATGCAACTGCAGAAGAACTTAAATCTAAAGGTTATAAAGCAATTGCTGTTGTAGCAAACGTTTCGGTCGAAGAAGATGCTCAAAAACTAATTGATTCCGCCAAAAAAGAATTTGGATCAGTTGATATCCTTGTGAATAACGCTGGTATCACTCGCGACACTCTCCTTATGAGAATGAAAAAAGAGCAGTGGGATGCAGTCATTGCTGTAAACCTAACTGGAACTTACCTCTGTACACAAGCAGCAATCAAAGTGATGATGAAACAAGAAAATGGTGGATCCATCATCAACTTATCTTCTATCTCTGGTGAAAACGGAAACATAGGACAAACAAACTATTCTGCTTCAAAAGCGGGTGTGATTGGTTTCACAAAAGCTGTGGCACTTGAAATGGCATCTAGAAAGGTTCGTTGTAATGCAATTGCTCCAGGTTTTATCGCAACAGAAATGACAGAAGCAATCCCTGAAAACATCAGACATGGTATGGTGCAAGCGATCCCGTTAAAACGTGCTGGTCTTCCTGAAGACATCGCAAACGGAATTGCCTTCTTAGCATCTGACGCATCTTCTTTTATCACAGGTCATATCCTTGATATCAATGGCGGTGGATTTTTACCAGGTGGCGGTCACTAA
- the plsX gene encoding phosphate acyltransferase PlsX — MWVAVDAMSGDYGPEAIVEGAVLAVREFGLSVSLVGDEQELLDILLKFDYDTEKIRVVHSTEIIGMNDSPSIAVRAMEDSSVVKAVRLVADKECIGVFSPGNTGATMAAALLHLGRLPGVLRPPIAAPIPREEGPPVILLDAGANVDCKPEYLAQFAIMGEIYSRELFGVKNPKVGILSNGEEDKKGNTVSVKTFDLLKKIPFNFVGNVEGRDLYGSGREVDVVVCDGFIGNIVLKATEGLAKSIFNVLRNSIRQSSLAQTGALLLKSTFTAVKKRLDYAEYGGALLLGVEGICMIGHGSSNALAVKNAVRVISECAKHQINERIRERLGEYKTILGDSN, encoded by the coding sequence ATGTGGGTCGCCGTGGACGCGATGAGCGGAGATTACGGCCCTGAAGCAATCGTCGAGGGCGCGGTACTGGCAGTACGAGAATTCGGACTGTCTGTTTCGCTTGTTGGCGATGAACAAGAGTTACTTGATATCCTGTTAAAATTCGATTATGACACAGAGAAAATCCGTGTCGTACATTCTACCGAGATCATCGGTATGAATGATTCTCCTTCGATAGCAGTCCGTGCTATGGAGGATTCTTCCGTAGTCAAAGCAGTTCGTTTGGTAGCAGACAAAGAATGTATCGGTGTGTTTTCACCTGGAAACACTGGCGCTACTATGGCCGCTGCATTATTACATCTTGGTCGACTACCAGGTGTTTTGCGACCTCCTATTGCTGCACCAATTCCAAGAGAAGAAGGACCACCTGTTATTTTGTTAGATGCTGGTGCCAATGTAGACTGCAAACCAGAATACTTAGCGCAGTTTGCCATCATGGGTGAAATTTATTCACGTGAACTCTTTGGTGTTAAAAATCCAAAGGTAGGTATTCTTTCGAATGGGGAAGAAGACAAAAAAGGAAATACCGTTTCTGTCAAAACCTTTGATCTCTTAAAAAAAATTCCATTTAACTTTGTTGGGAATGTAGAAGGCCGTGATTTATATGGAAGTGGTCGCGAAGTTGATGTTGTTGTATGTGATGGTTTTATAGGAAACATTGTTTTAAAAGCAACAGAAGGACTTGCTAAATCTATTTTTAACGTTTTAAGAAATTCCATTCGGCAATCGAGTCTTGCTCAAACGGGAGCCTTATTATTAAAATCTACATTTACCGCAGTAAAAAAACGTTTAGATTATGCTGAATATGGCGGCGCACTTCTATTAGGTGTGGAAGGCATTTGTATGATTGGACATGGGTCTTCCAATGCGTTAGCTGTCAAAAATGCAGTGAGAGTGATTTCAGAATGTGCCAAACATCAGATCAATGAAAGAATACGCGAAAGACTCGGTGAATACAAAACCATATTAGGAGATTCCAATTAG
- the rpmF gene encoding 50S ribosomal protein L32: MAVPKRRKSKSKVRTKRAHHAIGKPNLNPCSNCGSFVLSHRVCPYCGFYKGKLVVAQKVKKTTEDN, from the coding sequence ATGGCAGTCCCAAAGAGACGTAAATCAAAATCGAAAGTTAGAACAAAAAGAGCCCATCATGCGATTGGCAAACCTAACTTAAACCCGTGTTCCAATTGTGGATCATTTGTTCTGTCCCACCGTGTTTGCCCTTATTGCGGTTTTTATAAGGGAAAACTCGTAGTCGCTCAAAAAGTTAAAAAAACAACCGAAGATAACTAA
- a CDS encoding histidine kinase dimerization/phosphoacceptor domain -containing protein, with translation MKVRNRNLDPERIADFESFRSGILELMVKNSPLQNVLNEIVLGIQTLNQAMICSIILIQDSKIKIGAAPTLPKEYNDAIEGVSIGPEVGSCGTAAYTGKRVIVSDIDKSPLWRNYKEIALKVGLLSCWSEPIRTHDELVVGTFAIYHREIASPSEFDIFIISETADLVSIAIEKSITSSKLTESESRFRDFFEKNSSVILIIEPSTGNIINANESAVSFYGYPHDTIIQMNIEDINVMNHDDSKTERMLVLNENKSFFTFTHKLANGETKQVEVYSTPIESNSRPLLFSIIHDVTERKIAEEKVNALLSEKEMILHEVHHRIKNNMTILNNLLQLQASSNENEEVRNCLKEATSRIKTMSVLYDKLYTRKDANGLQINEYLEPLAKEIISIFPYPVHLNLSISDFKLTSDQLRAIGIITNELLTNSLKYSRNAENKLEIQIKVWQEKDYFYLLISDNGNGFNFELANAENQGFGLSLVTMLIKQIHGDLSFNGDNRTEYKIKFPIQI, from the coding sequence GTGAAAGTTCGAAATCGTAATCTGGATCCAGAACGCATTGCTGACTTTGAAAGTTTCCGAAGTGGAATTTTGGAACTCATGGTCAAAAATTCACCCTTACAAAACGTCCTCAACGAAATTGTTTTGGGAATCCAAACTCTCAACCAAGCAATGATTTGTTCCATTATTCTCATCCAAGATTCAAAAATCAAAATCGGAGCTGCCCCCACTCTTCCTAAAGAATACAATGATGCGATCGAAGGAGTGAGCATTGGTCCTGAGGTTGGTTCTTGTGGTACGGCTGCCTATACTGGGAAAAGGGTGATTGTCTCTGACATTGACAAAAGTCCACTTTGGAGAAACTACAAAGAAATCGCACTGAAAGTTGGTTTACTTTCATGTTGGTCAGAACCCATCCGAACCCATGATGAACTTGTGGTTGGGACCTTTGCAATTTACCACAGAGAGATCGCAAGTCCAAGCGAATTTGATATCTTTATCATTTCGGAAACTGCAGATCTGGTGAGCATTGCCATTGAAAAATCTATTACATCTTCCAAACTAACAGAAAGCGAAAGTAGATTTCGGGATTTTTTCGAAAAGAACTCGTCAGTCATTCTTATCATCGAACCATCAACAGGTAACATCATAAACGCAAATGAATCCGCTGTTTCATTCTATGGTTATCCACATGATACCATCATACAGATGAATATAGAAGATATCAATGTAATGAATCATGATGATTCGAAAACAGAAAGGATGTTGGTTTTGAATGAAAACAAAAGTTTTTTTACATTCACACATAAACTCGCAAATGGAGAAACCAAACAAGTAGAGGTATATTCAACTCCTATCGAAAGTAACAGCCGCCCTCTTCTTTTTTCTATCATTCATGATGTGACAGAAAGGAAAATAGCAGAAGAAAAAGTAAACGCGCTTCTCTCTGAAAAGGAAATGATCCTACATGAAGTCCATCATAGAATCAAAAACAACATGACGATTCTGAATAATCTTTTACAATTACAAGCAAGTTCAAATGAAAACGAAGAAGTGAGAAATTGCTTAAAAGAAGCAACTAGTCGAATTAAAACAATGTCCGTTTTGTATGATAAACTTTACACGAGAAAGGACGCAAATGGATTACAAATAAACGAATACTTAGAGCCACTTGCAAAAGAAATCATTTCCATATTTCCATATCCAGTTCATTTAAACCTAAGTATCAGCGATTTCAAATTAACTTCTGACCAACTCCGCGCCATTGGTATCATCACAAATGAATTGTTAACCAATAGTTTAAAATATTCAAGGAATGCAGAGAACAAACTCGAAATTCAGATCAAAGTATGGCAAGAAAAAGATTATTTTTACCTGCTAATTAGCGATAATGGAAATGGATTTAATTTTGAATTAGCAAATGCTGAAAACCAAGGATTTGGTTTGAGTTTGGTCACTATGTTAATAAAACAAATCCATGGAGATCTTTCATTTAATGGTGACAATCGTACCGAATATAAAATCAAATTCCCCATTCAGATATAA
- a CDS encoding MazG-like family protein encodes MENPSNETILVLEEVKKERERQDLKWGKNRTHTPQEWLMILGEEVGEVNRAALQSYFNYPLPGEGIDIDDLVSSTERRQARWNMEYRKELIQVAAVAVAMIESLDQST; translated from the coding sequence ATGGAAAATCCATCGAATGAGACTATTTTGGTTTTAGAAGAAGTAAAAAAGGAACGGGAACGCCAAGACTTAAAATGGGGAAAGAATAGAACACATACTCCTCAAGAATGGTTGATGATATTAGGTGAGGAAGTCGGCGAGGTTAACAGGGCCGCCTTGCAATCCTATTTCAACTATCCTTTGCCAGGTGAGGGAATAGATATTGATGACTTGGTATCATCGACAGAGCGAAGACAAGCTCGATGGAACATGGAATACCGGAAAGAGCTTATCCAAGTGGCCGCGGTGGCAGTTGCAATGATTGAATCTCTTGATCAATCAACATAA
- a CDS encoding 30S ribosomal protein S1, with the protein MNSTNPSSPKNETTSFGELLEKWESQSQAQEQENSAGKGTLIEGTVVDVIGDTVFLDIGEKLEARVSREDFSETPKRGEKVSAIIKKRVDGYCVLSKKEADQRVGWETIKDASQNGYPLSGKIVGEVKNKGYLVESEGIQLFLPASHVGVRFKESTEGGKEFSFKIIELNEKTRTGVVSRKTLLDEINGEKWEELLGKVKVGDKVTGKVVKIANFGVFLSVYEVVGLLRQNDISYKKFAPFKQYFNIGAEVEVIVLEVDKENNKLSLGIKQLYEDPWAWAKKELEKGMVVRGIVTSLTNFGAFVELKEGLEGLIHTTELSWAKKPPHPKDVLKKGQEVDSEILDIDFEARRLSLGLKQLLPNPWEALSANVRAGNVLEGKITGITKYGAFVEVESGIEGLIHISDITWDEKEKNPLNLLKKGQSVQYKILDVNLDAQRISCGLKQLSEHPYEALRKKYPPGTLVEGRVKSIVSFGVFVEVEPGYEGLVHISEIPDGRNIKLEDLYKVGDSVRTVVVKIEPNNKKISLSIKDFDKAVEREEMAKYMKEDNQPSRESIGSFMNLNQNR; encoded by the coding sequence TTGAATTCAACCAACCCATCCTCCCCCAAAAATGAGACCACTTCCTTCGGCGAATTATTAGAGAAGTGGGAATCGCAGTCACAAGCACAAGAACAAGAGAACTCCGCAGGAAAAGGCACCCTGATTGAAGGGACTGTAGTCGATGTCATCGGTGACACTGTTTTCCTTGATATTGGAGAAAAATTAGAAGCTCGTGTTTCTCGTGAAGACTTCTCTGAAACACCAAAACGTGGAGAGAAAGTCAGTGCGATCATCAAAAAGCGGGTAGACGGGTATTGTGTCCTCTCCAAAAAAGAAGCGGACCAAAGAGTTGGTTGGGAAACCATAAAAGATGCAAGCCAAAACGGTTACCCACTTTCGGGTAAAATCGTTGGAGAAGTGAAAAACAAGGGATACCTTGTGGAAAGCGAAGGCATTCAACTTTTCCTTCCTGCATCTCATGTGGGAGTTCGTTTTAAAGAATCCACAGAAGGTGGAAAAGAGTTTTCATTCAAAATCATTGAACTCAATGAAAAAACAAGAACCGGTGTGGTTTCTCGTAAAACCCTTCTCGACGAAATCAACGGTGAGAAATGGGAAGAACTCCTCGGCAAAGTCAAAGTAGGGGACAAAGTAACTGGAAAGGTTGTAAAAATCGCCAACTTTGGTGTTTTCCTTTCTGTTTACGAAGTGGTGGGACTGCTCCGCCAAAATGATATTTCTTATAAAAAATTTGCTCCTTTCAAACAATACTTTAACATCGGCGCTGAAGTTGAAGTCATCGTACTCGAAGTTGATAAGGAAAATAACAAACTATCTCTCGGCATCAAACAGTTGTATGAAGATCCTTGGGCTTGGGCGAAGAAGGAACTTGAAAAAGGAATGGTTGTGCGAGGAATCGTGACTTCCCTTACCAACTTCGGAGCCTTCGTAGAACTCAAGGAAGGTTTGGAAGGCCTCATCCATACAACCGAACTTTCTTGGGCTAAAAAACCACCTCATCCAAAAGATGTTTTGAAAAAAGGCCAAGAAGTTGACTCTGAAATTTTAGACATTGATTTCGAAGCAAGACGTTTGTCACTCGGACTCAAACAACTCCTACCTAACCCTTGGGAAGCACTTTCTGCGAATGTTCGTGCAGGAAACGTTCTTGAAGGTAAAATCACTGGGATCACTAAATACGGTGCATTTGTTGAAGTAGAAAGTGGAATTGAAGGACTCATTCACATCTCTGATATCACTTGGGATGAAAAAGAAAAGAATCCATTAAACCTTCTCAAAAAAGGCCAATCGGTTCAGTACAAAATCCTCGATGTGAACTTAGATGCGCAACGTATCAGCTGTGGATTGAAACAACTTTCCGAGCACCCATACGAAGCACTCCGCAAAAAATACCCACCGGGTACCCTTGTTGAAGGCCGTGTGAAGTCGATCGTTAGTTTTGGTGTTTTCGTAGAAGTAGAACCAGGTTACGAAGGTCTTGTTCATATTTCTGAAATCCCAGATGGTCGTAACATTAAACTAGAAGATCTTTATAAAGTAGGGGATTCTGTTCGCACAGTGGTTGTGAAAATTGAACCTAACAATAAAAAGATTTCTCTCTCTATCAAAGACTTTGATAAAGCGGTAGAAAGAGAAGAGATGGCAAAATACATGAAGGAAGATAACCAACCTTCACGTGAATCCATCGGATCTTTTATGAATTTAAACCAAAACCGATAG
- the cmk gene encoding (d)CMP kinase, producing the protein MSLQLIENVIAIDGPAGSGKSTLARMIAHKLGFHYLDSGAFYRALTFAIWEKFLETKDDESKFPFYTEKLADATLLEKDEAEFGFSVAKIPVHCELSSQGENLMFLGTRDISHEIRDPEITKKIRYIAPKRAFREILNRHIREFAKTHKLVMDGRDIGTEVFPKSKFKFFLTASVEVRAKRRYDELVAKGFKADLNHIKEEIVARDESDTTRTVAPLKQASDAFLIDTSTLDTETVLNTILSKVSPSGQI; encoded by the coding sequence ATGAGTTTACAATTGATTGAAAACGTAATCGCCATTGATGGACCGGCCGGTTCAGGAAAAAGTACCCTTGCCCGTATGATTGCCCATAAACTTGGGTTTCATTATTTGGATTCAGGTGCTTTTTACCGTGCTCTAACCTTTGCCATATGGGAAAAATTTTTAGAAACGAAAGACGACGAATCCAAATTTCCTTTTTATACCGAAAAACTTGCCGATGCCACCCTTCTCGAGAAGGACGAAGCAGAATTTGGATTTTCTGTCGCAAAGATCCCCGTACATTGCGAACTTTCTTCCCAAGGAGAGAATCTTATGTTCCTCGGAACAAGAGACATAAGTCATGAAATCCGAGACCCAGAAATCACTAAAAAAATTCGTTACATCGCTCCGAAGCGTGCCTTCCGAGAAATCCTTAATCGCCACATCCGAGAATTTGCCAAAACCCACAAACTAGTCATGGATGGGCGTGACATTGGGACCGAAGTTTTCCCGAAGTCGAAATTTAAATTTTTTCTCACTGCATCTGTGGAAGTCCGTGCGAAACGCCGATATGATGAATTAGTTGCCAAAGGCTTCAAAGCTGACCTGAATCACATCAAAGAGGAAATTGTGGCTCGGGATGAAAGTGACACCACCCGTACTGTGGCCCCACTCAAACAAGCTTCGGACGCATTCCTGATTGACACGAGCACCCTCGACACAGAAACTGTCCTAAATACTATCCTGTCCAAGGTTTCACCCTCTGGGCAAATCTAA